In Schizosaccharomyces osmophilus chromosome 1, complete sequence, the genomic window CTCGTGGATTTCCTGGTTTGATTCCCCCCAATAGCACTCTCGTCTTGTAAGTAGTCGTTAATTCCTTTCCCCTGtatttactttgtttgCTAATGCTTCTTAGCGATGTCCAACTTTTAGCCATCAACAACTTGAAGGCTTAAATGAAGTATATAGATTACTTATGTCAAAAGGTTTTACTTACGATGCCTTAGTATACCATTTACAATGAGATTACTCATTTACTTTAATGTAAAATTTGACTGTATCTAAATTCAgattttttccatataaACTACAGACTTTGAtacaaagaaggaattttGGCTTTTGTAACGGTTTACAAAGGCAGCCTGCTCTTCGCGGATACCAGCACTGGAAGCTTCTTAggtatataaaaaaaagaaacacGTATGTATTTATGTAGTCCTGAAATTAACATatctttttgcaaatttttACATATGCAAGCCCCTAGATAGTAAAAGAGCATGTCAGAGaaattcacaaaaaaaatcttaGAATGAATTAGGCATTATATTAAAGGTATTATTagtaatttcaaaaagattaaTTGGTTGAGCAATTAAAGAGTGAAACGAATCAAAACAGCAATCCGTGAGAATGATGAGAAACTCTTAAGCTCTAAAATAAGCTTTGGATTGAATGGTAATCGTACCATTCTATCCTCTCTATGATAAACCAAGGATATTACCTTCCTCATCTAAGTCGATGTTGTAATAAGCAGGCTTTGTTGGCAAGCCTGGAATAGTGGATATAGCAGCTGCTAAAGGATATATGAAACCAGCACCTGCACTTAGGCGCATATCACGGATCGGGACGGTGAAGTTAGTTGGTGCACCCTTGAGATCAGGATCAGCTGACAAACTATATTGTGTTTTTGCGATACAGATGGGTAAATCATTATATCCTTGCTCAGTAAAACGGTTTAATCTTTCCTGTGCCAAAGGACTCATTTCAATTCCATCAGCTCCATACATTTCCTTAGTAatgatttcaattttcttttcaattggCAAGTGCAAATCATACAAGAATCGGAAGTCAGCCTTCTCATTCTCACAGGCATGAATCAAGGCACGAGCAACATCCAATGCACCTTTTCCTCCTTCAGCCCAGTGATTAGAAACAACGGCATCGGTAGCTCCAGCACGAATAGCTTCTTCACGAATAGCAGAAATCTCACTCTCAGAGTCGGATGCAAATTTGTTGATCGCAACCACAACAGGAAGACCGTATTTACGAGAGTTGCTAATATGCTTAGCAAGATTGGAACAACCCTTTCGAACAAGTTCGACATCTTCGTTCTTGTATTCATTAGGAATAGGCTTACCAGGACCAACAGGAGGTCCTCCACCATGGAGTTTGAGGGCCTGCACAGTTGCGACAATAACAACGGCATCGGGTTTATGACCAGAAGTACGGCACTTTATATTCATGAATTTCTCCATGCCAATATCAGAGGCAAATCCTGCCTCAGTAACGACATAACCAGCATCTTTAtgttcatcttcatctggCTCTGTACCTGCCAACTTTAGAGCAATTTTATCTGCAATGATAGAGGAAGCACCAATACTAATGTTTGCAAATGGACCTGCATGAACAAGAGCCGGTGTACCCTCAAGGGTTTGCATCAATGTAGGCTTCATGGCATCTTTAAGCAATACAACGAGGGCACCGCCGACACCTAAATCATCTGCAGTAACAGGCTCACCTTGTTTATTGCTGGCAACAACCATTCTACCCAACCGTTCGCGCATGTCCCTCAAATCAGTAGCCAAAGCCAACACTGACATACATTCACTAGCAACCGATAAGTCAAAGCCAGTTTGGCGAGTGAATCCCTTTTCGGTGGGATTTTCTCCAATAGTAATTTTACGAAGGAATCTATCATTGACATCTAAGGTGCGATTCCAAGAAATAGTTGATGGATCAATGTCTAATCTGGCAAATCGTGATTTTTCCTCGTCGGTTAATTCTTCAGGCTTTCGCTTGTGAATGCCGAGTTTTTGAAGGCGGTGAAACATTACAGGTGCAAATTCGGTTTTGTTGCCTTTTACAGTAGTTAGTCGTTTAAACAAAGCAGTATCACTTTGGGTATTTTCGTGAAAAATACGAGTATCAATAGCAGCAGCAAGGAGATTGGTGGCTGCAGTAATGGCATGGATATCACCAGTCAAATGAAGATTAAAATCCTCCATAGGGAAGAACTGAGAATAACCACCCCCAGCAGCACCGCCCTTGATGCCAAACGTTGGGCCTTGAGAAGGTTGGCGAACGCAAGCAACAGCGAGCTTGTTTAGGTTGGAAAGAGCCTGAACGAGTCCAGCAGTAAGGGTGCTTTTACCCTCACCAAAAGGCGTAGGAGTGATACCGGTGACTACAACATAATGACCATCACGACGGTGAGTCAAACGTTTCAACAGATCCAAACTCACTTTGGCCTTATAGGAACCATAGCATTCTAATTCATTCTTGGAAATACCAATCTCATTAGCCAAGTCACTAATGAATTTAGGAGTTTGAGATCTGGCAATATCGATATCACTGGGAACGGGAGATTGTAATTTCAAAGGCAAAAGAGAAGGCATTCGCTTACGAGACAAGTCCTTAAAACGAATGGCAGATTCCACAACATTTTGCATCAACATGGCGACGGTCATAGGACCGACTGATCCGGGGACTGGAGTAATGGCACTCACGacttcttttgcattttcgAAATCAATGTCACCGGTCATGCGATAACCGGATTTTTTGGAGGAGTCAGGAATGTAATTAATTCCGACATCAATTGCAACAGCGCCTTTCTTAAACCAGTCGGCTTTTACGAAATGGGCAGAACCGATAGCAGAAACGACAATATCGGCAGTTTTAACAATATCTGAAATAGCCTCTGTTTTCGAATGGCAAATCGTAACGGTAGCATTggctttttccaaaagcaaGCTCATGGGTAAACCAACGATGTTACTACGACCTATCACGACGGCATGCTTTCCGGCGACGGAAATGTTGTAGTGCCTTAGCATCTCCATGACACCTTTAGGAGTGcaggaaacaaaaagaggGTCGCTACCGCGCTTAGCAAGTCTACCGAGATTTCCTTCACAGAAGCCATCAACGTCTTTTTCAACGCTGACAGACTCAGTAATGCGACGCTCATCCAAATGAGCAGGAAGGGGCAATTGAACGATAATTCCATGAACTGAAGGGTCGTCATTGAATTGTTTTAATGCCAATAACAATTCGTATTCGGAAATGTCTGGGGGGAAATTGATGTGTTCACAGTTTATACCAGTCTATGGAACTTGTTAGACACATTCAGGTCTCGTTTCATCAAAATCACAAAAGAGCTTTTGAGTTTTTAGATTTtaaagataaagaaaagtagGGAATATGGGGTACACCGCCCAGGACGCGTCAAAACGCACATCCAAAGGCACCTTTCACTAACTCAAAAAATCCCATGGAACGAATACTTACCTCAGCAGCAGCACGCGTTTTCATACGCACATAGACACTGGAATCCTCGCGTGCGCCAACCTGAACGATCTTTAAAACAGGTTGAAAGGTTGGGCATGTTTTTTGTATGGAAGAAACGCGTTCGCGCAAAAATTCCCGGGTTTGGCTACTCAATGGTTAAAAGCAAGAACAACCAATAGAAGCATTTCTTACCGCGCTAATGCGACGCCCTCTAAAATTTGAGCCATGAATGCAAAGTATAGGAAAAAGACAGCAGACCTTTCTACGAGACATGATCATCACCAACAATCACCTCCATCTCAAGTATTATGATCTCCATTTTTATACAACAAAatgttttataaaattgaaagaataatttaagttttaaaattttctCTCATTTGCGTTCCTTTCACTTTCAGCTCATGTAGATCTGTTTGCCTATGCAGATCTTTGTATCGCCAAAATTTAGCTTAATATTGTGGCAAAGTCGGCTAACATTCAGCTCAAAATTTTTCTCctggaaaaggaaaaaaaaaactatttaACGTCATACTTCAGCTGATTCAAATAACGAAACCATTTTCATTGgctcttcaaaaatataaaaccTAAAAGACCCAATTTTTAAGAGCCGAACGTGACTGTTTTTTTGAGCtgtaaaaatatatatatggaTGACCCCCAGCGCTAATAAATTCTACCATCTACTTTGTAGTTTTataaaacatcaaaatGGGTAAGGAAAAGGGACACATTAACATTGTCGTTATCGGTCACGTCGATTCTGGTAAGTCTACCACTACCGGACACTTGATTTACAAGTGTGGTGGTATTGACAAGCGTACCATCGAAAAGTTCGAGAAGGAAGCCACCGAATTAGGTAAGGGTTCTTTCAAGTACGCCTGGGTTTTGGATAAGCTTAAGGCCGAACGTGAACGTGGTATCACCATCGACATTGCCCTCTGGAAGTTCGAAACTCCCAAGTACTACGTTACTGTTATTGATGCCCCTGGTCACCGTGACTTCATCAAGAACATGATTACTGGTACTTCTCAAGCTGACTGTGCCATTCTCATTATTGGTGGTGGTACTGGTGAATTCGAAGCTGGTATCTCTAAGGACGGCCAAACTCGTGAGCACGCATTGCTTGCCTACACCTTGGGTGTCAAGCAACTCATCGTTGCTGTCAACAAGATGGACTCTGTCCAATACTCTCAAGCTCGTTTTGAGGAAATTATCAAGGAGACCTCCAACTTCGTCAAGAAGGTTGGTTTCAACCCCAAGACCGTTCCTTTCGTCCCCGTCTCTGGTTTCCAAGGTGACAACATGATTGAGCCTACCTCTAACATGACCTGGTACCAAGGCTGGCAAAAGGAGAGCAAGGCTGCTGGTGTTGTTAAGGGTAAGACTCTTTTGGAAGCCATTGACGCCATTGAGCCTCCTATCCGTCCCGTTGAGAAGCCTCTTCGTCTTCCTCTTCAAGATGTTTACAAGATCGGTGGTATCGGTACAGTCCCCGTCGGTCGTGTTGAAACTGGTACTATCAAGCCCGGTATGATCGTCAGCTTTGCCCCCGCTGGTATTACCACTGAAGTTAAGTCCGTCGAAATGCACCACGAGTCTCTCCAAGCTGGTCTTCCTGGTGACAACGTCGGATTCAACGTCAAGAACGTTTCCGTTAAGGACATCCGTCGTGGTAACGTTGCTGGTGACTCCAAGAACGACCCTCCTATGGGCTGTGCTAACTTCACCGCTCAAGTTATCATTCTTAACCACCCCGGTCAAATCTCCGTTGGTTACTCTCCTGTTTTGGATTGCCACACTTCTCACATTGCTTGCCGTTTCAACGAGCTCATTGAGAAGATTGACCGTCGTACCGGTAAGAAGATTGAAGAAGCTCCCAAGTACGTCAAGTCCGGTGATGCTTGTATCGCACAAATGCTTCCCAGCAAGCCTATGTGCGTTGAAGCTTTCACTGACTACGCTCCTCTTGGCCGTTTCGCCGTCCGTGACATGCGTCAAACCGTCGCTGTCGGTGTTATCAAGGCCGTTGAGAAGTCTGCCCCTGGCCAAGCTAAGGTTACCAAGGCTGCCCAAAAGGCTGGTAAGAAGTAAATACCATTGTAATGATGTGAAAAATTTACTCTGCTAAACTTGGCATCTGAAAGCATGATATTTAAAAAGGTGTTGGGCTGATGgtgttttttgaaatagcGCACTTAAACCTACGATTTAGAATATAATATCACTTGAATATCTATGATTCAGGTTAATTGTACTGGTAATTGGATTTGGTTTTAATCAACTTACGAGTAGTTAAAGGTTGTAGAATACAGAAAACTAGGAGTGTAGCATTGAATAGTGTTGTTGGACTACAGAACAAGAGCCTTTAAATTAGTCATTCGGtggaatgaaaaaaaagatagcAAGTTTGATTTGGTAGCGTTAGAAGGTTCTATTTTTCAACAATGGAAATTTGGTACTGTAacaggaaagaaaagaaagacgtTGATGAAGGatcaataaagaaatagtTCATTGgtatataaataataagattttaaaaaagtaaacaaaaactagAAAGGATTTGATACTTGTGAAGAAAATGGTACTTTTCCGAAAGGAGATACTGTTCCCAGAGTAACCACGACACAAGTCCAAGGGCCCTTTAAATATCAGCTTAATCATAGAATATTTTGGCAGTTCGAAAGTaacgagaaaaaaaaagcagatTCGCTGAGAATAAGGACGATAATAACTTTGAGGATAGCGTTTAAAAAGCTGCAGACAGTACAGTATTGGAACTTTGCAATAGGATTAGGCCGAATAgacaaaactttttgtaaatatgaGTGGATTACCGGAATCAAAATTAGGAACGAAGGCACAGTAAGtctaaaaagcttttgaattgaataaaTGACAATTTGCTAACTGAGTTGGTGCTAGCTGGGACTCTATGTATGAGTTGGAAGTATCgaatttcaaagaatttaaaGACGAAGGGGAAATATGGTTTGGTGAAGAGTCTGAAGAACGAATTGTTCAGTGGATGGAAGATTATGTTTCAAACGATCAAAGAACGTCAGCAAACCATGCTTACCGGGTTTTGGACCTGGGGACAGGAAATGGTCATTTAATTCTTCGTATTGCTGAAGAGGCTGACACTTTACTTCCTCAGCCTTACGAATTGCTTGGTGTTGACTATAGCGAGAAAGCGGTAGAGCTTGCGAAACAGTTGGCAGAAGCGCAcgattttcaaaaacaagttAAATTTGAGCAGTACGATATTATAAAGGACTTACGGCTCTGTGACAGAACATGGGATCTTATTTTGGACAAAGGAACTTTTGATGCCATTTCTCTCAGCTCAGATAAGTTGGATGGAGTCCCTCTCAACCAGGTATATGTGGATCGTATCCATGAGATGCTGTCCCCTACAGGGGTATTTTTAATTACTAGCTGCAACTGGACCCTAGAAGAATTATCTGAACGTTTCCTCAATAAGGGATTTCGTATCCATTCTACTGTTCCGGTCCCTGTCTTTGAGTTCCAAGGAAGCAAAGGTAGCTCGACAACAGTTGTCGCTTTCGAGCTTGCCAATTAAAGGCCAAATCGAAGCCTTTGATGGATCCATTAACGACTGcttataaaataaaaataaatgtttaAGTTCCttatgttttttcttttctctgtGTTTACTAATATACTGCGGTAGCGCTCGTTATAAGATTATATGTATAGGGTAGGGTTTGTCCAACCGTCACAAACTGACACCAAAATTCTTGGAAAAGGTAAGCATCAACAGAGACCGCCAATATGTctgaatttcaaaaagtagtCGTTATAGACGCCAAGGGGTAAGAAACCATTTTAAAATAGCATTGACTAACACTATTAGACATCTTCTTGGTCGTTTGGCCTCCGTCGTTGCTAAGCAGCTTTTGGGCGGACAAAAGGTTGTGGTTGTTCGCTGTGAGGAATTGAACATTTCCGGCAGCTTCTTCCGTAACAAACTCAAGTACCTCGCCTACTTGCGCAAGTCTTGCCGTTACAACCCTACTCGTGGTGCTTTCCACTTCCGTGCTCCTTCTCGCATCTTCCAAAAGGCTGTTCGTGGTATGCTTCCCCACAAGAGCCCCCGTGGTCAAGCTGCTTTGGAACACTTGCAAGCTGTTGAAGGTGTTCCCCCTCCTTTCGACAAGCAAAAGCGTGTTGTTGTCCCTGCTGCCCTCCGTGTCTTGCGTCTTAAGCCTGGCCGCAAGTACTGCACTGTTGGTCGTCTCTCCTCTGAAGTTGGCTGGAAGTACGCTGACGTTGTTTCCAAGTTGGAAGAACGCAGAAAGGTCAAGAGCGCTGCTTTCTACCAAGCCAAGCACTCcaagcaaaagaaggttGGTGCTGCCAAGTCTGCTTCTAAGATTAATTCAAAACTTTCCGAATACGGCTATTAAACTGgtcttttttgaagtttaGATATGAAAAGTCCTTTCCTACTAATTATTCCCTTTTGTCTACTATTAGTGTCCGTCAAATCGTAGTGCTGTAGTAGCATAAGTAAAGTGTACATTATAGAAGAATGCAAAGTAAATTCTATAATTATTTGCATATTCTAACCAAATTTCCCAATAGATTTTGCTTTTACCAAGTTAAAAGAACACAATCCAAATATAAATGCGAGATATCTAAAAGTTTCCCataaaaaaaccaaatgaaAGACGAATACGAATGAGCATTGACaagagaaattgaagaaattactCAGTCAAGGACACCGCCATCCTCTCCTTCATAGTCCTCAAAATCATCTCCTTCACCATTATCAAAGTAGTTTTCACCATAATCATTGTCGTCGTCATCGCCGAAGTCTTCGTCTTCGTCTTCTACCTCTTCAGGCACTTCTTCATTGGTAGGATTGGCAGTTTCTGGAGCGTCGTCcttcaaatcttcagtGTTGATTGTAAAATCGATGAACGTCTTCATATCCAATTTCCGCCTAGCTCTCTTCTTGATTCCACCTTCAGCTCCTAGTGTCTTGCGAAGCTCTTCAGGAAAAAACTTTGGATCCAAATCCAAGTCGCTCAGTCGCAGATTTTCGttctttcgttttggtTTATTGCGATCACTATATCGCACAAGCCCATCGTCGTTAATTGGGACtgcatttgctttttcttttcgtaCATAGAATGCACTTTCTTGGATAAATGAGTTTCGAATTTCGTTAAAAAACCGAATCTCCAACAACTCATGTGGACGAATTGATCGTTGGATAGGGAGGTCACGATCAGGATACAGCTTGGTAGGACCAGTGCGAGCATTAAATTCGAGCACTTCCTGCCAAGTCATACCTCCTAAATTTACATTTCCACGGCCACCGCGACGCatgatgaaaatattttgcttttgttaaGATCCTTTTCTGTTGCCGTATAAATGGGAATTTCCTTAGTCAATGAATTATAAATCTTTTCTCTTAACTGTATTCGTTGAGCAAGAAACAAACT contains:
- the thf1 gene encoding C1-5,6,7,8-tetrahydrofolate (THF) synthase, trifunctional enzyme Thf1; amino-acid sequence: MAQILEGVALARQTREFLRERVSSIQKTCPTFQPVLKIVQVGAREDSSVYVRMKTRAAAETGINCEHINFPPDISEYELLLALKQFNDDPSVHGIIVQLPLPAHLDERRITESVSVEKDVDGFCEGNLGRLAKRGSDPLFVSCTPKGVMEMLRHYNISVAGKHAVVIGRSNIVGLPMSLLLEKANATVTICHSKTEAISDIVKTADIVVSAIGSAHFVKADWFKKGAVAIDVGINYIPDSSKKSGYRMTGDIDFENAKEVVSAITPVPGSVGPMTVAMLMQNVVESAIRFKDLSRKRMPSLLPLKLQSPVPSDIDIARSQTPKFISDLANEIGISKNELECYGSYKAKVSLDLLKRLTHRRDGHYVVVTGITPTPFGEGKSTLTAGLVQALSNLNKLAVACVRQPSQGPTFGIKGGAAGGGYSQFFPMEDFNLHLTGDIHAITAATNLLAAAIDTRIFHENTQSDTALFKRLTTVKGNKTEFAPVMFHRLQKLGIHKRKPEELTDEEKSRFARLDIDPSTISWNRTLDVNDRFLRKITIGENPTEKGFTRQTGFDLSVASECMSVLALATDLRDMRERLGRMVVASNKQGEPVTADDLGVGGALVVLLKDAMKPTLMQTLEGTPALVHAGPFANISIGASSIIADKIALKLAGTEPDEDEHKDAGYVVTEAGFASDIGMEKFMNIKCRTSGHKPDAVVIVATVQALKLHGGGPPVGPGKPIPNEYKNEDVELVRKGCSNLAKHISNSRKYGLPVVVAINKFASDSESEISAIREEAIRAGATDAVVSNHWAEGGKGALDVARALIHACENEKADFRFLYDLHLPIEKKIEIITKEMYGADGIEMSPLAQERLNRFTEQGYNDLPICIAKTQYSLSADPDLKGAPTNFTVPIRDMRLSAGAGFIYPLAAAISTIPGLPTKPAYYNIDLDEEGNILGLS
- the tef103 gene encoding translation elongation factor EF-1 alpha Ef1a-c; the protein is MGKEKGHINIVVIGHVDSGKSTTTGHLIYKCGGIDKRTIEKFEKEATELGKGSFKYAWVLDKLKAERERGITIDIALWKFETPKYYVTVIDAPGHRDFIKNMITGTSQADCAILIIGGGTGEFEAGISKDGQTREHALLAYTLGVKQLIVAVNKMDSVQYSQARFEEIIKETSNFVKKVGFNPKTVPFVPVSGFQGDNMIEPTSNMTWYQGWQKESKAAGVVKGKTLLEAIDAIEPPIRPVEKPLRLPLQDVYKIGGIGTVPVGRVETGTIKPGMIVSFAPAGITTEVKSVEMHHESLQAGLPGDNVGFNVKNVSVKDIRRGNVAGDSKNDPPMGCANFTAQVIILNHPGQISVGYSPVLDCHTSHIACRFNELIEKIDRRTGKKIEEAPKYVKSGDACIAQMLPSKPMCVEAFTDYAPLGRFAVRDMRQTVAVGVIKAVEKSAPGQAKVTKAAQKAGKK
- the efm4 gene encoding elongation factor EF-1 alpha (eEF1A) methyltransferase Efm4; protein product: MSGLPESKLGTKAHWDSMYELEVSNFKEFKDEGEIWFGEESEERIVQWMEDYVSNDQRTSANHAYRVLDLGTGNGHLILRIAEEADTLLPQPYELLGVDYSEKAVELAKQLAEAHDFQKQVKFEQYDIIKDLRLCDRTWDLILDKGTFDAISLSSDKLDGVPLNQVYVDRIHEMLSPTGVFLITSCNWTLEELSERFLNKGFRIHSTVPVPVFEFQGSKGSSTTVVAFELAN
- the rpl1601 gene encoding 60S ribosomal protein L13/L16 yields the protein MSEFQKVVVIDAKGHLLGRLASVVAKQLLGGQKVVVVRCEELNISGSFFRNKLKYLAYLRKSCRYNPTRGAFHFRAPSRIFQKAVRGMLPHKSPRGQAALEHLQAVEGVPPPFDKQKRVVVPAALRVLRLKPGRKYCTVGRLSSEVGWKYADVVSKLEERRKVKSAAFYQAKHSKQKKVGAAKSASKINSKLSEYGY
- the rpc31 gene encoding DNA-directed RNA polymerase III complex subunit Rpc31, coding for MRRGGRGNVNLGGMTWQEVLEFNARTGPTKLYPDRDLPIQRSIRPHELLEIRFFNEIRNSFIQESAFYVRKEKANAVPINDDGLVRYSDRNKPKRKNENLRLSDLDLDPKFFPEELRKTLGAEGGIKKRARRKLDMKTFIDFTINTEDLKDDAPETANPTNEEVPEEVEDEDEDFGDDDDNDYGENYFDNGEGDDFEDYEGEDGGVLD